A single window of Ferrimonas balearica DSM 9799 DNA harbors:
- a CDS encoding DUF4397 domain-containing protein has product MKRIAQVLLLGFGAVFLTACDDDDDDIVITPPPPVVPLDDTDVRVLHASPDAPMVNVTVNGENVLEMVDYRQASGFLELTEGTYDIGVDAILPDGTTTTVIGPASLDLSGDVEYSVIAVGKVADGTLEPLILDRPDEDFGAGNIRLQVVHASPDAPEVDVYLTAPDDDISMMDPALSAVPFKASSGLIEVPAGEYQARITLAGTKDVVFDSGALTLAAETDLMLVAVTNTQSGPSPINVMAWGDDGVAQLSDIGTGAEVRVVHASPDAPEVNVLVDDAVALSDVPYAAASGFLPLSAGPHNLKVEPSAAPGTYVIDADADFALNTAYTVLATDFVASITPWIVEGKGRRIATAAQIRLLHASPTAGNVDIYVGADNDISDETPAFSDVPIRAETGFVALTPGTYYVTVTPTGTQDAAIGPIMLELEGNKIYTAIARDMMGGGLPLGLILLDDFVAEE; this is encoded by the coding sequence ATGAAACGGATTGCCCAAGTGCTGCTGCTGGGGTTTGGTGCGGTATTTCTAACCGCCTGTGATGACGACGATGACGATATCGTGATCACCCCTCCACCGCCGGTCGTCCCCCTCGATGATACCGACGTTCGTGTCCTCCACGCTTCCCCTGATGCCCCTATGGTTAACGTCACCGTCAACGGTGAAAACGTGCTGGAGATGGTGGATTATCGCCAGGCTTCCGGCTTCCTGGAGCTGACCGAGGGCACCTATGACATCGGCGTCGATGCGATTCTGCCTGACGGCACCACCACCACAGTGATTGGCCCGGCTTCGCTGGATCTCAGTGGTGATGTGGAATACTCCGTTATCGCGGTGGGTAAAGTCGCCGATGGCACTCTGGAGCCGCTGATTCTGGACCGCCCCGACGAAGATTTCGGCGCCGGTAACATCCGCCTGCAGGTGGTGCATGCCAGCCCTGACGCCCCTGAGGTGGATGTCTACCTGACCGCCCCGGACGACGACATCAGCATGATGGACCCGGCGCTGAGCGCCGTTCCCTTCAAAGCCAGCAGTGGCCTGATCGAAGTGCCTGCCGGTGAGTACCAGGCTCGCATTACCTTGGCTGGCACCAAGGATGTGGTGTTCGACAGTGGCGCATTGACGCTGGCCGCTGAGACTGACCTAATGCTGGTGGCCGTCACCAACACCCAGAGCGGCCCCTCCCCCATCAACGTGATGGCGTGGGGCGATGACGGTGTGGCACAGCTGTCCGACATCGGTACCGGCGCCGAGGTGCGCGTGGTTCACGCCTCACCGGACGCCCCGGAAGTGAACGTGCTGGTGGATGATGCGGTTGCTCTGAGCGATGTGCCCTATGCCGCTGCCTCCGGCTTCCTGCCGCTGAGCGCCGGCCCGCACAACCTTAAGGTGGAGCCGTCTGCCGCACCGGGCACCTACGTGATTGACGCCGATGCTGACTTTGCCCTCAACACCGCGTACACCGTGCTGGCCACCGATTTCGTTGCCAGCATCACCCCGTGGATTGTGGAAGGCAAGGGCCGCCGCATCGCAACGGCTGCGCAAATCCGCTTGCTGCACGCCTCACCGACCGCCGGCAATGTCGACATCTATGTGGGCGCGGACAACGACATCAGTGACGAAACCCCGGCCTTCAGCGACGTGCCTATCCGTGCAGAAACCGGTTTTGTGGCACTGACCCCGGGCACGTATTACGTCACCGTGACCCCGACCGGCACCCAGGATGCGGCCATCGGCCCGATCATGCTGGAGCTGGAGGGCAATAAGATCTACACCGCCATCGCTCGCGACATGATGGGTGGCGGCCTGCCTCTGGGCCTGATTCTTCTGGACGATTTTGTCGCCGAGGAGTAA
- a CDS encoding anti-phage deoxyguanosine triphosphatase: MSELPAPLWLERRFQENKARKDDQRHPFQRDKARVLHSAAFRRLQAKTQVLGVGMNDFYRTRLTHSLEAAQIGTALNAQLRLKFPDIAPLLDDHLIETLCLAHDIGHPPFGHGGEVALNYMMRQHGGFEGNGQTFRILARLEPYTQHYGMNLTRRALLGVLKYPVCHSLVAHPTQQHATSGFRQLKASDWQPAKAIFDADAEILDWVLAPLSDPQRAAFQSLKPNGDAAGHGRSQCKSLDCSIMELADDIAYSVHDLEDAIVLGIVQRARWQAQVVEPLLASHSPFSKTQLDRLSEDLFCPEHYRRKDAIGTLVNALITSVTLAAQPQGEGQPLLARIARLQPDHHSLLKVLKAFVYTDVIRKPEVQLLEFKGQQMVMELFEAFASDPERLLPSSTGQRWREQIQQGHSGNRVIADYLSGMTDEFAARLHENLFTPRSGNLFELQSRL, translated from the coding sequence ATGAGCGAACTCCCCGCGCCGCTCTGGCTAGAGCGGCGGTTTCAGGAAAACAAAGCACGCAAGGACGACCAGCGCCATCCCTTCCAGCGCGACAAGGCCCGGGTATTGCACTCAGCCGCGTTTCGTCGCCTGCAGGCCAAAACCCAGGTTTTGGGGGTCGGCATGAACGACTTCTACCGCACTCGACTGACCCACTCGCTCGAAGCAGCCCAGATCGGCACCGCCCTGAACGCCCAACTGCGGCTCAAGTTTCCCGACATCGCCCCGCTGCTCGATGACCACCTGATTGAAACCCTCTGCCTGGCGCACGACATCGGTCATCCGCCGTTTGGCCACGGTGGCGAGGTGGCACTCAACTACATGATGCGCCAACACGGTGGCTTTGAGGGAAACGGCCAGACCTTCCGCATTCTTGCCCGTCTGGAACCCTACACCCAGCACTACGGCATGAACCTGACCCGGCGCGCTCTGCTTGGGGTGCTGAAGTACCCGGTCTGCCACAGTCTGGTGGCCCACCCAACCCAGCAACACGCCACCAGCGGCTTCCGTCAGCTCAAAGCCAGCGACTGGCAGCCCGCTAAAGCCATTTTCGATGCGGATGCTGAGATTCTGGACTGGGTGCTGGCGCCGCTTTCTGACCCGCAGCGGGCCGCCTTCCAGAGCCTGAAACCGAACGGAGACGCCGCCGGCCATGGTCGCAGCCAGTGCAAGTCGCTGGACTGTTCCATCATGGAGCTGGCCGATGACATCGCCTATTCGGTGCATGATCTTGAAGACGCCATCGTGCTGGGCATTGTTCAGCGCGCTCGCTGGCAGGCACAGGTGGTGGAGCCGTTGCTCGCCAGCCACAGTCCCTTCAGTAAGACGCAGCTGGACAGGCTCAGCGAAGACCTGTTCTGTCCGGAACATTACCGCCGTAAAGACGCCATCGGTACCCTGGTCAATGCCCTGATCACCTCCGTCACCCTGGCGGCACAACCTCAGGGCGAGGGACAGCCGCTGTTGGCCCGAATCGCCCGCCTGCAACCGGACCACCATAGCCTGCTCAAAGTACTTAAGGCGTTTGTTTATACCGACGTGATCCGTAAGCCGGAAGTGCAGCTGCTGGAGTTCAAGGGGCAGCAGATGGTGATGGAGCTGTTCGAAGCCTTCGCCTCGGATCCAGAACGGCTCTTACCCAGCAGCACCGGCCAGCGATGGCGGGAGCAGATCCAACAGGGGCACAGTGGAAACCGGGTGATTGCGGACTACCTGTCCGGCATGACCGATGAGTTTGCGGCCCGGTTGCACGAGAACCTGTTTACCCCACGTTCGGGAAATTTGTTCGAATTGCAATCCCGACTGTGA